A single genomic interval of Juglans regia cultivar Chandler chromosome 1, Walnut 2.0, whole genome shotgun sequence harbors:
- the LOC108995622 gene encoding early nodulin-like protein 1 — translation MARMIRLAILAFALFGALAQTTVAVTTHVVGDSKGWVVPPSDDPLFYAGWAANQTFIIGDILLFNFTTGSQDVARVSKEAFFLCNSTNPIFLEKTGPANITLNSTGEFYFIGTFDNNCFRGQKLAINVTTSPGPTPSPTPRTKPENFTVGDRLGWVVPPLGEIAYITWAYDKTFIVGDHLVFNFYNETDDVAVVSKEAYDSCNTSTPLALYNSSPAVIKLTRTGEHYFTSTYDYRCDLGQKLAINVTGSSTGATPPSSPGSSPSSGTAKPPSSQAPGPSTGSPFAPGPSNAAPNSRISGGYMFIVLLPMAMGFLH, via the exons ATGGCTAGAATGATCAGATTAGCCATTCTAGCCTTCGCACTCTTCGGAGCTCTAGCACAAACCACAGTTGCAGTGACTACACACGTGGTTGGAGACAGCAAGGGGTGGGTTGTTCCACCTTCTGATGACCCTCTTTTCTATGCCGGTTGGGCTGCGAACCAAACCTTCATCATTGGCGACATTCTGC TCTTCAACTTCACAACTGGATCACAAGATGTAGCCAGAGTATCGAAGGAAGCTTTCTTCCTCTGCAATTCAACGAACCCCATCTTTCTTGAGAAAACCGGGCCGGCGAATATCACCTTGAATTCCACCGGAGAGTTTTACTTCATAGGGACCTTCGACAACAACTGCTTCAGGGGACAAAAGCTAGCAATCAACGTCACCACATCTCCGGGACCCACTCCCAGTCCTACGCCCAGAACAAAACCGGAAAACTTCACCGTCGGTGATAGGTTGGGATGGGTCGTTCCTCCCCTTGGTGAAATTGCTTACATCACCTGGGCTTACGACAAGACTTTTATCGTCGGAGACCATTTAG TGTTCAACTTTTATAACGAAACGGATGACGTCGCCGTGGTGAGCAAAGAAGCTTATGACAGCTGCAATACTAGCACTCCGTTGGCGCTGTATAACAGTAGTCCGGCGGTTATCAAGCTCACTAGAACCGGGGAGCATTACTTCACGAGCACCTACGATTACCGGTGCGACTTGGGTCAAAAACTTGCCATCAACGTCACCGGCAGCAGCACTGGCGCCACTCCACCTTCCAGCCCGGGCAGTAGTCCATCTTCAGGCACCGCCAAGCCTCCTTCAAGCCAAGCACCCGGTCCCAGCACCGGAAGCCCGTTCGCTCCAGGACCATCAAATGCAGCCCCAAATAGTAGGATTTCCGGTGGCTATATGTTCATAGTACTGTTGCCCATGGCCATGGGTTTCCTTCATTGA
- the LOC108995669 gene encoding cucumber peeling cupredoxin-like, whose product MAKRLDIVFLAVIAVAALLQSSVAQTSHTVGDALGWTIPPNGASDYINWATGKTFAVGDILVFTYTTGHDVARVTKAAFDACNGTSPISLKTDGPVNENLNEAGEHYYICTVSTHCSLGQKLAINVSAATSPAPQPSTPPPATTPTAPTPSAAAPQPSSPSPSPSSATPPTSVVPAPSPTATPPSPTASPPSPTTSPPSPPATPPSSSATPPTSPSTPSPTGDAFPPPPPPPNSATSLGLGGSLSAGFLSIVLAFLH is encoded by the exons ATGGCAAAGAGACTTGACATCGTTTTTCTTGCAGTAATAGCTGTTGCAGCTTTGCTGCAAAGCTCTGTGGCACAGACTTCCCATACGGTGGGTGATGCCTTGGGCTGGACCATTCCTCCTAATGGCGCCTCAGATTACATCAACTGGGCTACCGGCAAGACCTTCGCCGTTGGCGACATTCTTG TCTTTACCTATACAACTGGCCACGATGTAGCCAGAGTGACCAAGGCAGCTTTTGATGCCTGCAATGGCACTAGTCCCATTTCCCTTAAAACGGACGGTCCCGTGAATGAGAATCTCAACGAGGCTGGGGAGCATTACTACATCTGCACCGTTTCTACCCATTGCAGCCTTGGTCAGAAGTTGGCAATTAATGTCTCTGCAGCTACTTCCCCGGCTCCTCAACCCAGCACTCCTCCACCTGCAACCACTCCAACAGCACCAACTCCGTCTGCTGCTGCTCCACAGCCTAGCAGTCCTTCACCATCGCCTTCCAGCGCCACCCCTCCAACCTCCGTCGTACCTGCTCCTTCCCCCACTGCCACGCCTCCATCCCCCACAGCATCTCCTCCATCCCCCACCACCTCTCCTCCATCCCCGCCCGCCACCCCACCATCCTCCAGCGCCACTCCGCCCACCAGCCCTTCAACGCCGTCTCCTACAGGTGATGCTtttccacctccacctccacctccaaaCTCTGCTACATCGCTCGGGTTGGGTGGCAGCTTATCTGCCGGCTTCTTGTCCATCGTCTTAGCCTTCTTGCATTAG